In the Acidobacteriota bacterium genome, GGTCCTCTGCGCCGCGAATGGGAGGAAGGCGATCGCAACACTCGAGGGTAACCGCGACGTGAAACTGATCCTCCTCGATCTCAATCTTCCCGGAATGAGTGGCGAGGAGTGGATGCGATGGTACGAGTCGAGTGGCATCCGCGCCCCGATCATCGTCGTCTCCGGCAAAGGCGACATCCTCTCTGTCGCGCGCAGTCACCCCGACGTCGCCGCTCTGACCAAACCGTTCCACATGGAAGAGCTCCAGGAGCTCGTCGAGGTCCTGCTCGAGGAGAACTGGGAGTCGGAAGTCACCGACGACGCGCAGCTGCATTGAGGAGAAGCAGGGATCAGGGGTCAGGGATCAGGGACCAGGGGTCGATCGTTCTGATCTCGCCACATCCCGCACCTCGTCATCCTGAGCAATTGACCGGCGCGTTTGCGCCGGTGAAGCGGAAATGA is a window encoding:
- a CDS encoding response regulator — encoded protein: MGAKILAIEDDPQILDLYVTFFERRGYTVLCAANGRKAIATLEGNRDVKLILLDLNLPGMSGEEWMRWYESSGIRAPIIVVSGKGDILSVARSHPDVAALTKPFHMEELQELVEVLLEENWESEVTDDAQLH